GTGCTCGGTTCGTTAGGGGCAGAAGCAGGCTGGATCATTGCGATGCTCGCTGGACTTGCGAGCGGATGGTACCGGAAGCGGTGGCGTTTGCATGATGGTTATGCGCTCGTTCCACCAATCGGTATCGTATTGACTGCGTTGTTATTCGAGAGCGGTATCACATTATTGCTTGCCCCGGATACGACAGAGGCACTTGATTTGATGAGCCGTGCCGCTTTTCCGTTACTGTTCGCAAACACATGCGGTGTCATCCTGTTCATCATGATTTTACGGACACAACTTCGGCTCGAGGGAGCGCTCTTCGTCCGCCAGACTGAGCGTTCCGATCGTCTACTGCAAGCGTTACAACCATTACGAAAGCAGGGATTGACCTCGGAAGTCGCGCGACAAATCGGAGCGACATTATTAAAAGAAACGAAGATGCAACGAATCGTGTTGATCGGGGCGACAGAAGTCGTCATCGATATGACTGATCAGCAACCTGCCGTCTGTGGCGAGCAGCCGAGACGTGAAGAACAACGATGGATTGAGGCGGAAGAACCAGTGCGACAAGAAGATGAGCAGACGGGACAAATTTTGAGTTTTCATCCGATGCGGATCAACGGTCAAAAAGCGGGTGTCATCTGTTATTTCTCAAAGGATTTATTTGATGACACCGTGGAGCGGATGACAGAACAACTCGTCGGTTTGTTAGCTCGAGAGCTGAACATACACCGGGAAGAGCAATTGACCCGATTAAGTGGACGAAAAATGAAACCGATGTTACATGTGACCTATCTCAAAGGGATCATTGAAGAGATTCAACGGACAGCCGATCCAGGAACTCCTGTGAAACATCAACTGAATGCGTTGCTTCAACTTTTGACGGCAGCGACGCGACATGATGAACACCCGTTGCGTGAAGAACTAGCGACATTAAAGGCATATTTATCACTCGAAGGAACACGACGCCGTCCCAACCAACTGACTTCCGCTGATATTACGGTCGATCTTGATATCGAGACTGCCGTTGAAGAATACTTCGTTTTCCCCTTTCTCGTGACACAGCTTGTCGATAATGCACTGCGTCATGCGTTCGTAAAAGCAGGACGACATCACCGGATTGATGTCCGTGCCTTTAAGGCGACGAGGGACTGGGTCATCGAAGTCACGGACAATGGGCAGGGTATGCCGTTTAATGTAATGCAACAATTGGAGCAAAAGGAAGCGGGGGATTCAAATCTGTTCTTGATTCGACGAGCGTTAGACGTGACATACGGTCCGGTTGCGACATTACATGTCCACTCGATCATCAATCAAGGAACACGCATCGAAGTCCGGTTACCTCTTCCATCCCTCTGACAACAATGGCATTTCGCCGTTGTTGTTTTTTTGTCTCGTTCCGAGGGTAAAAAGGAAAACAGGAAAATGTAACGTACAGGAGGAAACAAATGATGATTACGATAACTAAAGTGGGACAGTTCGGTGATGAGTCCTTGCTCTGCTTTACTTTACAGAATGCGCACGGACATAGCGTCGATATCTTGAACCGAGGGGCGAAGATTCTTGCCATACGTGTTCCAGATCAACAAGGAGCGATCGAAAACGTCGTACTCGCATTTGATGACCTGTCGGAATATCAGGATGATCCACATCATTTAGGGGCAACGATCGGACGTGTCGGGGGACGAATTGCGAACGGAGCGTTCGCGCTTGAAGGGATGACATATGTCCTGGAACAAAATGAGGGTGATCATCATCTGCACGGTGGAAGCGAAAACTGGGCGAACCGGATGTTCACGCACGAAATCAATGAGAACGATCTGATTCTACGCTTAGATAGTCCAAGCGGTGAGAACGGGTATCCCGGTCATTTGTCGTTCACTTTGACATTCAAATGGACGGATGAGGATGTTCTTCAGATTCATTATGAGGCGGAGACGACGGCTTCGACACCATTCAGTCCGACGAACCATACGTACTTTAATTTGACGGGTGAAGCAAAAACGACGATCGAACAGCATGTCCTACAAATGGATGCTCCTTTTTATGTACCGTTAACGAAAGATGCTGTACCGACCGGTGACATCCTCCCTGTGGCAGGAACTGTCTTTGATTTTTCGGAAGCGCGTCCACTACATGAAGTGACACACGCACCAGACGAAGAACTACGCCAAGCAGGTAGTGGTGTTGATCACCCCTTCTTGCTCAGAGAAAGCGGAGAAATCGTTCTCGACGAACCAATCAGCGGTCGACGATTACGGGTCGTGACCGATCAACCGGGAGTCGTTGTTTACACTGCCAATCACTTGTCAGGTGAC
This window of the Exiguobacterium acetylicum genome carries:
- a CDS encoding LytS/YhcK type 5TM receptor domain-containing protein: MLEQIPFLLSRLGMLALLAFLLSQWRISRYIFKMDRGMNLPLLFAFVSSGILMNYAGIELSQDTTIDPLLGLAVEKDALLLDTRLAVIVTSGLIGGPVVGGITGCLVGLHRYVLGSLGAEAGWIIAMLAGLASGWYRKRWRLHDGYALVPPIGIVLTALLFESGITLLLAPDTTEALDLMSRAAFPLLFANTCGVILFIMILRTQLRLEGALFVRQTERSDRLLQALQPLRKQGLTSEVARQIGATLLKETKMQRIVLIGATEVVIDMTDQQPAVCGEQPRREEQRWIEAEEPVRQEDEQTGQILSFHPMRINGQKAGVICYFSKDLFDDTVERMTEQLVGLLARELNIHREEQLTRLSGRKMKPMLHVTYLKGIIEEIQRTADPGTPVKHQLNALLQLLTAATRHDEHPLREELATLKAYLSLEGTRRRPNQLTSADITVDLDIETAVEEYFVFPFLVTQLVDNALRHAFVKAGRHHRIDVRAFKATRDWVIEVTDNGQGMPFNVMQQLEQKEAGDSNLFLIRRALDVTYGPVATLHVHSIINQGTRIEVRLPLPSL
- a CDS encoding aldose epimerase family protein, yielding MMITITKVGQFGDESLLCFTLQNAHGHSVDILNRGAKILAIRVPDQQGAIENVVLAFDDLSEYQDDPHHLGATIGRVGGRIANGAFALEGMTYVLEQNEGDHHLHGGSENWANRMFTHEINENDLILRLDSPSGENGYPGHLSFTLTFKWTDEDVLQIHYEAETTASTPFSPTNHTYFNLTGEAKTTIEQHVLQMDAPFYVPLTKDAVPTGDILPVAGTVFDFSEARPLHEVTHAPDEELRQAGSGVDHPFLLRESGEIVLDEPISGRRLRVVTDQPGVVVYTANHLSGDFTICGRRATPYLGICFETQGLPDAINQPNFPSVVLHAGEHYHKHTSFHFQVMS